The nucleotide window CGCTTTTGTACGCCCTACGTCAAAGGCTGGCTGGAAGTAGTGAAGTAAGCGGAAGGCGTGGCGTCTTCCGCCGGCCTTCCGTACTTTCGCAACAGCTAAGGCCTGCCATTCGGTGGACGAGCTGCTTCCAACCAGGCTTTAATAACCAGCAACCAACAACTTTCCTTCCCACATGCAATTCCGCACCGAGAAAGACACCATGGGCACCGTGCAGGTGCCGGCCGACGCCTACTGGGGCGCCCAGACTCAGCGCTCTATCGAGAACTTCCAGATTGCGCAGGATATCAACCGCATGCCCAAGGAAATCATCCGGGCGTTTGCCATTCTGAAGAAGGCTGCGGCCCTCACCAACCGCGACGCGGGCGTGTTGACCGCCGAAAAAGCGGAGCTGATTGGGAAAGTGTGCGACGAAATTCTGGCTGGCGAGCTGGCCGACGCCTTCCCGCTGGTGGTGTGGCAAACCGGCTCGGGCACGCAGTCGAACATGAACATGAACGAGGTCATTGCCTACCGTGGCCACGTGCTGCAGGGCGGCAGCCTCGCCGACGAGAAGAAGGTGCTGGCCCGAACGACGACGTGAATAAGTCGCAGTCGTCGAACGACACCTTCCCGACGGCCATGCACATTGCCGCCTACCAGACGCTGGTGGAGGTAACCATCCCGGGCATTACCAAGCTGCGCGACACGCTGAAGCGCAAGTCGGAGGAGTTTATGCACATCGTCAAGATTGGCCGGACTCACCTCATGGACGCCACCCCGCTGACCGTAGGCCAGGAGTTTTCGGGCTATGCTTCCCAGCTCGACCACGGCCTGCGCGCTATCAACAACACCCTGGCTCACCTTTCGGAGCTGGCCCTGGGCGGCACCGCCGTGGGTACGGGCATCAACACGCCTCCTGGCTATTCCGAGGCCGTGGCCAAGCACATTGCCGACCTGACCGGCCTGCCCTTCATCACGGCCGAAAACAAGTTTGAGGCTCTGGCCGCCCACGACGCCATTGTGGAAGCCCACGGCGCTTTGAAAACCGTGGCTGCTTCGCTGATGAAGATTGCCAATGACATCCGCCTGCTGGCTTCGGGCCCCGCGCCGGCATCGGTGAGCTGTTCATTCCCGACAACGAGCCCGGCTCCAGCATCATGCCCGGCAAGGTAAACCCTACCCAGAGCGAGGCCATGACCATGGTAGCGGCGCAGGTAATGGGCAACGACGTAGCCATCAACATCGGCGGCATGAACGGCCACTTCGAGCTGAACGTCTTCAAGCCGGTTATGATTTACAACTTCCTGCACTCGGCCCGCCTCATCGGCGACGTGTGCGTGTCGTTCAATGACCGGTGCGCCGAGGGTATTCGCCCGCTGGAAGAAAACATCAAGAAGCACGTCGATTCGTCCTTGATGCTGGTCACGGCCCTGAACCCCCACATCGGCTATTACAAAGCCGCCGAAATTGCCCAGACGGCCCACAAAAACGGCTCGACGCTGAAGGAAACGGCTTTGCAGCTCGGCTACCTCACCGAGGAGCAATTCAACGAGTGGCTGAAGCCCGAGGACATGGTTGGCGAGATTAAGAAGTAGTTTTCTTAATCTGACAATCTATCAATCGTCTGTCATCCTGAGCAAAGCGAAGGACCTTCTAGGATAAGAACGATACTCGTAACAACGATTCGTTCTAACGTAATAAGGTCCTTCGCAAGCTCAGGATGACAGACGATTTTGGTTCTGCTTATTCCCACCTCATGGACTGTTCCCGCTGCATCACGCTCGAAAACTCCCGCGTCCGGCTGCGGCCGTTGGAGTGTTCCGACTTTGAAGACCTGAAAGCCGTCATCTTCGACGACGAAATCTGGCGCTTTACCACCATACCCAACCCTAGCGACGCCGTGGGCCTGGCGGCTTACCTTACCCAGGCCGTGCAGGACCGGGAAAACCACCGCCGCTACCCCTTCGCCATCATCGATCGGCAGACGGGGCGGGTGGTGGGCAGCACCAGCTACGGCAGCTTTGCCTTGCCCGAAAAGCGGCTGGAAATCGGCTGGACGTGGATTGGTCGGGATTATCAGCGTACGGGCCTCAACCGCGCCGCCAAACACCTCTTGCTCAAATACGCCTTTGGGGAACTGGGCTGCGAGCGGGTGGAGCTGAAAACCGATGCCCGCAACTGGAAGTCGCGGGAGGCTATGCGCCGCATGGGTGCCACCGAGGAAGGCGTGTTGCGCAGCCACATGTTTACCCAGGGCGGGCAGCGCCGCGACTCGGTCTATTTTAGTATCCTGAAACCGGAATGGGACCAGCTACGGCTCACCGTGTTCCGTGAATTCGACGCCCGTGGCTGAGCCCCAGGACAGCCTGCTACGCCGCCGCATAGCCAGCTTCGGGCACGCCTTTCGGGGGTGGCTTCGGCCTTGCGCTCAGAAGTACACCTGCGCTTTCACGCTCTGGCTACGGTCATTGTTATTGGTTTGGGCTTCTACTTCCGAATTTCCGGCCTAGAATGGGCCCTAGTGGCGTTAGCCGTGGGCTCGGTCTGGTCGGCGGAGCTGGTCAATACCGCCATCGAGGCCGTTGTCGACCTCGTGTCGCCGGAGTACCACCTGCTGGCGGGCAAGGCCAAGGATGTAGCCGCCGGGGCGGTACTCGTGACGGCTGGTGCCGCGCTCGTAGTGGGGCTGCTCGTGTTTGGCCCCCGGGTATGGGCCTTGCTGGGCTAAGGCGGCAACCTCCCGGTTTAGTGTGCGTTCATTACATTCGCGCCCTCTAATCCTGTTGTCATGCGTTTATTCCTGTCCCTTGCCGTTTCTTCTCTGGCTATCTGGCTGAGTACAGCCTGTGGCCGCGGCGTAGCCGTGAACACGCCTACCGACCCGCCCGTGAGCGGCAATGTAAACGGAAACGATACGCCAAACCCGACCAGCACCAACACCACCGACCTGCGGGCCTCTGCCACGGCGGCCTTCGACACTACCGCCCGTCCCAAGTGGCTGGCCGACCGGATTCAGGCGCACCTGGCCGAGCCCAAAGCCAACCCAGGCGTCCAGATTTCGCGCTACACCTATAAAGGCCAAGTAGTGTACTATGAAACCCTGGGCTGCTGCGACCAGTTCTCTAATGTGTACAACGCTAAGGGTAAGCTTATTTGCCACCCCGACGGGGGCCTGACCGGCAAAGGAGACGGACAGTGCCCTGACTTTGATAAAAACAAAACCGGTGAAAGCCTGGTTTGGCGAGACCCGCGCTAAGGGCCAAACGGACCGGCGTAGCCGCCTTTTTCCGCCATTGCATTCAATTCTTTACCATCATGATTAACACCAACGAAAAGCTGGGGCCTACAACGTGTGGGCTAACGAAACCCTGCTGCGCCACCTCGACGGATTAGTAGCCGCGGGTCAGGAAATTCCGGCCGTTTGCCTGCGCCTGTTTAGCCACGTGCTCAATGCTCAGGCCATCTGGATTGCCCGCCTCTCGGACACGAAAAGCCCGGTGAAAGTATGGCAGGAGCATGATCTGGCCGGCTTGCACCAGCTGCACGCCCAAACCTCGGAGCATTTGCACCAGCTCATCAGCAGCGCCGACGAGGCCGAGCTGAGCCGCCTGATTTCGTACACCAACTCGGTGGGCGACGCCTACACCAGCCAAGTGTCGGACATCTTTACCCACGTGCCGGTGCACGCCAACTACCACCGGGCTCAGGTAGCCACCCGCCTGCGCGAAAACGGCCTGGAACCCATCAACACCGACTTCATTACCTACTGCCGGGAGCTGTCGGCGGCCGGCAAGGAGCAGGTAAGCCTGTAGATTACCTGACCCACACCGGATACATAGCCCTTTGGTCGTCAAACCGAAGGGCTTTTTGTTGGTTATACGCCATTCCCTTCTCCCTCTTTTTGATATGGCAACTCCCGTCTTAACGCCTGAGCGCCTGGCCGCCAGCTACTCCTACACCGCCTACCGCCACCTGATTGACGAGCTGCAGGCCGAGGGCAAAACCACTGGTCCGCAGCAGAGCGAGTTGCTGACCAACTACACCCGGCTGAACGTGCAGCGCATGAGCCGCATCGACAAAACCATTCAGCTGCTGCCCGAGCTGCGGGCGGCCGTAGCGGCCCTACCCCGGCGCTATGCCTGGCTGATTATCACCGAAGGCTGGTGCGGCGACGCGGCCCAGATTGTGCCCACGCTGGAAGCCGTGGCCCAGGCCTCGGGCGGCCACATCACGACCCACTACGTACTGCGCGACGAAAACCTGGACCTGATAGACCAGTACCTAACCAACGGGGGCCGCTCTATCCCGAAGCTCGTGGTGCTCGACGCCGAGACGCTGACGGAAGCAGCCAGTTGGGGACCTCGCCCGGAGCCAGCTCAGCACATGTTTCTGGAGCTAAAAAGTCAGAATCTGCCCTTTGAGGAGTTCAGCACCCAGCTCCATGCCTGGTACGCCAAAGACAAGACCCAAAGCACCCAGCAGGAGATTCTGCAGTTGGTGCAAGGATTGGCCTAAGCTTGGCCGACGCCAATAAAAAATCCCCTCAGTGACTGACTGAGGGGCTTTTTTGTTTAACAACAAGCACAGAAAACTCCGCGCTAGGCTGAAACCAGACTTAGTTAACCAGGCTTACGCTCGGCACGTTGGTTTGCTGATTGTTGACCACCACAATGCCGGTACGGGTGGCTGGGCGGTAAGCGGGCTGATTGGCCGGGGCCGTGGTGGAGGGGAAATACTCCAGGCGGTACGTACCCGAGGGCAGGCTCTGCAGGCGGTAGGCGCCGGTAGCATCGGCGGAGGTGCTGAACGTGTCGGCGGGCGTGAGCGACGAGCGGATGGCCAGGACCTGGGGCAGGGCCGCGGCGGGCGTAACCTGCCCGTAGATGCCACCGGCAATTTCCTGGGCTACCAGGCGCACTACGGGCTTGAGCAGGTAACGCTCCTTCTTGTCGTTGCCGGGCTTCCAGTTGCCACGCTCCACAATGGACTTAGCCACGTCGAAGTCGAGCAGGAGTTGGTAGGTTTCACTTGCCCGGAGCGTTACTTTGTCCAGCTTCAGCTTCACGCCCGAAGTCTGGCCGCTGGGAGTTTTGAGCGTGTAGGTTTCTCCGTCGCGGGTAGTTACGGTGTTGTTGGGGCCCAGAATCAGGCGAATTTCCTTCAGGTCGCCGGGAGCAAAGTCGGTGCTGACCAGCAGGGCCGAGCGGCCGTTGACGTAATCCAGGATATTGAGGGCCTGGGGCGTGAAAGCCAGCCGTTCCCAGCCGGTGGGGTCAGCTTCGTCCTTGAGGTGAACCTCAATCTGCTGCACATCCAGGTTCACGCGGCTGAAGTCGCCGGGAGCATCGGTGAGGCGCACCTCGAGCTTGGCCTGATTTTGCGCGTCGTTGTCTTTAGAACAGCCCGCAAAAGCCAGGCTGGCCAGGGCGGCTACGGAGAGGAGTTGGGGAAACTTCATAACGGAGGTAGGTAAGAGTGGGAAGAGCAAAGTGGTGGGCTTGCAGGCAAACTCAACAACTTCGTTTCTGACAAGAACCGGTCCGTTTTTATGCAAAACGCCTTGCTAATCTTCTATATTCATTAAAAAAGTTCTATAAAATTCCAGATATCAAGCTCTTCTGCTCAGTAGCGGTACTCACCATGAGCTTCTCCCAATTG belongs to Hymenobacter cellulosilyticus and includes:
- a CDS encoding thioredoxin family protein, which produces MATPVLTPERLAASYSYTAYRHLIDELQAEGKTTGPQQSELLTNYTRLNVQRMSRIDKTIQLLPELRAAVAALPRRYAWLIITEGWCGDAAQIVPTLEAVAQASGGHITTHYVLRDENLDLIDQYLTNGGRSIPKLVVLDAETLTEAASWGPRPEPAQHMFLELKSQNLPFEEFSTQLHAWYAKDKTQSTQQEILQLVQGLA
- a CDS encoding DUF4382 domain-containing protein produces the protein MKFPQLLSVAALASLAFAGCSKDNDAQNQAKLEVRLTDAPGDFSRVNLDVQQIEVHLKDEADPTGWERLAFTPQALNILDYVNGRSALLVSTDFAPGDLKEIRLILGPNNTVTTRDGETYTLKTPSGQTSGVKLKLDKVTLRASETYQLLLDFDVAKSIVERGNWKPGNDKKERYLLKPVVRLVAQEIAGGIYGQVTPAAALPQVLAIRSSLTPADTFSTSADATGAYRLQSLPSGTYRLEYFPSTTAPANQPAYRPATRTGIVVVNNQQTNVPSVSLVN
- a CDS encoding GNAT family N-acetyltransferase, whose translation is MDCSRCITLENSRVRLRPLECSDFEDLKAVIFDDEIWRFTTIPNPSDAVGLAAYLTQAVQDRENHRRYPFAIIDRQTGRVVGSTSYGSFALPEKRLEIGWTWIGRDYQRTGLNRAAKHLLLKYAFGELGCERVELKTDARNWKSREAMRRMGATEEGVLRSHMFTQGGQRRDSVYFSILKPEWDQLRLTVFREFDARG
- a CDS encoding DinB family protein, coding for MWANETLLRHLDGLVAAGQEIPAVCLRLFSHVLNAQAIWIARLSDTKSPVKVWQEHDLAGLHQLHAQTSEHLHQLISSADEAELSRLISYTNSVGDAYTSQVSDIFTHVPVHANYHRAQVATRLRENGLEPINTDFITYCRELSAAGKEQVSL
- a CDS encoding diacylglycerol kinase family protein, with product MASALRSEVHLRFHALATVIVIGLGFYFRISGLEWALVALAVGSVWSAELVNTAIEAVVDLVSPEYHLLAGKAKDVAAGAVLVTAGAALVVGLLVFGPRVWALLG
- a CDS encoding DUF6970 domain-containing protein, giving the protein MRLFLSLAVSSLAIWLSTACGRGVAVNTPTDPPVSGNVNGNDTPNPTSTNTTDLRASATAAFDTTARPKWLADRIQAHLAEPKANPGVQISRYTYKGQVVYYETLGCCDQFSNVYNAKGKLICHPDGGLTGKGDGQCPDFDKNKTGESLVWRDPR